A stretch of Methanosphaerula palustris E1-9c DNA encodes these proteins:
- the feoB gene encoding ferrous iron transport protein B, protein MSGCGGCKGCSPKGITSVKDAAYTVALAGNANVGKSATFNQLTGVDQIIGNWPGKTVERAEGLLVHKGHRIRVIDLPGIYSFSTYSMEELVSREFIALEHPDAVVNVIDASALERNLFFTIQLMELAPPLMIAVNQIDLAEKKGLTIDVEKLSSILGVPVVPTVAIRGKGISPLTDAILDLVHDRPVPPVLFYGREIEERIARIVSLLHPVSTPYPTRWTAIKLLERDPDMVRIVSVQDPSIVQEADRLAGEIEAIHGEPVSVVITAERYQIADRIAAEVITVQMPQDGPQKKSLTDKIDQIALHPILGYFGVVGVIGGLLVWTFLIGAPVSAFITSFLTQFEQYEPVITGPFTDILWNGVFTGFLAGVTLIIPYVLPFYLILAVIEDSGYLTRISVMLDRGMHKIGLHGKAIIPLILGYGCNVPAIYSCRIMESPKQKLLAAFLVTLVPCTARTVVILGLVAAFVNIWWALALYAFDILLILVVGRVAFKAVPGESVGLIMEMPDYHVPSLRVVLKQTWARTKSLIWVVFPAYIIGSAVLQGFYAAGLLDPVNALLAPITTLWLGLPAVVGITLIFGIVRKELTILTLAVIFGTTNFATIMSPVQLIVLALVSMLYIPCISAIFALASEFGWRRALAITGTEIVLAIVLGGLAYRALGLFM, encoded by the coding sequence ATGAGCGGCTGTGGAGGCTGCAAGGGTTGTTCACCTAAAGGTATCACCAGCGTAAAGGATGCAGCATATACAGTAGCCCTCGCCGGGAATGCAAATGTTGGGAAGAGTGCAACCTTCAATCAACTGACCGGCGTCGACCAGATCATCGGGAACTGGCCAGGTAAGACCGTCGAGCGAGCAGAGGGGCTTTTGGTGCATAAGGGGCACCGGATCCGGGTGATCGATCTACCGGGCATCTACTCGTTCTCCACCTACTCGATGGAAGAACTTGTTTCGCGGGAGTTCATCGCCCTCGAACACCCTGATGCGGTCGTCAATGTGATCGATGCCTCGGCTCTAGAACGGAACCTCTTCTTTACGATTCAGTTGATGGAACTGGCACCGCCCCTTATGATCGCGGTCAATCAGATCGATCTTGCAGAGAAGAAAGGACTGACCATCGATGTGGAGAAACTCTCATCAATACTCGGCGTTCCCGTGGTGCCGACTGTGGCTATAAGAGGGAAAGGGATCTCACCGCTCACCGATGCGATCCTCGATCTGGTGCACGATCGGCCGGTCCCCCCGGTCCTCTTTTATGGAAGGGAGATCGAGGAGCGAATAGCCCGGATCGTCTCCCTGTTACATCCGGTCTCGACTCCGTATCCAACCAGGTGGACTGCGATTAAACTGCTCGAACGCGACCCGGACATGGTCCGGATCGTCAGTGTTCAGGATCCTTCCATTGTTCAGGAAGCAGACCGGCTGGCAGGAGAGATCGAAGCGATCCATGGAGAGCCTGTTTCAGTGGTGATCACCGCCGAGCGGTACCAGATTGCAGATCGGATCGCAGCGGAAGTGATCACGGTGCAGATGCCGCAGGACGGCCCTCAAAAGAAGAGCCTGACTGATAAAATCGATCAGATTGCTCTCCACCCGATCCTCGGGTATTTCGGGGTCGTCGGGGTGATCGGCGGTCTCCTGGTCTGGACATTCCTGATCGGAGCACCGGTCTCAGCGTTCATCACTTCGTTCCTCACCCAGTTCGAACAGTACGAGCCGGTGATCACCGGCCCGTTTACCGACATCCTCTGGAATGGCGTCTTCACAGGGTTTCTGGCAGGAGTGACCCTGATCATTCCTTACGTCCTCCCGTTCTACCTGATCCTCGCAGTGATCGAGGATTCCGGGTACCTGACCCGCATCTCGGTGATGCTTGACCGGGGAATGCACAAAATCGGACTGCACGGCAAGGCCATCATCCCGCTGATCCTCGGCTACGGGTGCAATGTCCCTGCCATCTACTCCTGCCGGATCATGGAGTCCCCGAAACAGAAACTGCTTGCGGCGTTTCTCGTGACCCTCGTCCCGTGCACAGCCCGGACAGTCGTGATCCTCGGGTTGGTGGCTGCGTTCGTAAACATCTGGTGGGCACTCGCCCTCTATGCGTTCGATATCCTCCTGATCCTCGTGGTCGGAAGGGTGGCCTTCAAGGCGGTGCCCGGTGAGTCGGTCGGGCTGATCATGGAGATGCCGGACTACCATGTCCCGTCGCTTCGGGTGGTGCTGAAGCAGACCTGGGCCAGGACCAAGTCGCTGATCTGGGTTGTCTTTCCGGCCTACATCATCGGCAGTGCCGTGCTCCAGGGGTTCTATGCAGCCGGCCTCCTCGACCCGGTGAACGCCCTGCTCGCCCCGATCACCACCCTCTGGCTCGGGCTGCCGGCGGTCGTCGGGATCACGCTCATCTTCGGGATCGTCAGAAAGGAACTGACGATCCTGACACTCGCCGTGATCTTTGGAACGACGAACTTTGCCACCATCATGTCCCCGGTGCAGCTGATCGTGCTGGCCCTCGTCTCGATGCTCTACATTCCCTGTATCTCCGCCATCTTCGCACTGGCCTCGGAGTTCGGGTGGAGACGGGCCCTCGCCATAACCGGAACCGAAATCGTGCTGGCCATTGTGCTCGGCGGGCTCGCGTATCGGGCGCTCGGACTGTTTATGTGA